Within the Candidatus Coatesbacteria bacterium genome, the region TATCGTCCCACCAATCTGGACGGCGTCGTCCTCTCCGGTCTGCCCGAGCACTTCCGCGAGGTCCGGGTCCGCTCGATCTCTCGCAGCGGCCTGGCCATCGAGGTCAACATCGAGGACGTCCTGCCCCTGGACGCCCCCCTCGGCCAGCGCGTGACCCTGTCCTTCATGCTGCCCGACGTGGCCAAGATCGCCACCGTCCACGCCGAGGTCGTGCGCACCTACCGCCAAGTCTCCGACGGCGGTTTCATCCACCTGGCCTCCGACGGCGAATTGAACGAAACCTACGACGAGGGCGCCCGACCGGCCCACGACGACCGCACCTACGGCCTGGGATTGCGCTTCATCGAGCTGTCTGCGGAGATGAAGCGTCAGTTGGAGCGCTATCTGGACACGATCATCAACGACCCGTCCAGGGACGACAATCCCGCGGAAGAAGACTGAGCCAGCCCACGTCTGTCTAACGGATAAGACTCAACCATAACCAATGCCGATGACACTGAATCAACCCAAGCTGACCCTCGATCAATCCCTTAAGCTGCAGCTCAAGCTGTCGCCGAAGCTGCAGCAGGCCATCAAGCTGTTGGCCCTGCCCATCCTGCAGCTCAAGGACCGCGTCGACGAGGAACTCCTCAGCAACCCCGTCCTGGAGGCCGAACAGGGTGGCGAAGCCGGCATCCAGACCGACAGCGAACTCGAAGAACGCGACCGCGGCGACGAGGCCTGGGAGGCCCAGCGGGACTACCTGCCCTCGGACGAAACCCCCACCGACAACAACCATTCCGAGCGCGACTGGGAAGACTACCTGCGTTACGATCCGCGCCCCTACCGCCCGCCGCGACCGCTCGAGGTCTCGGAGGAAGACTCCTACATCGACCGGGTCGTCGCCCGGGAGACCTCCCTCAACGATCACCTGCTGTGGCAGTTGCGGCTCAACTGCGACGACGAGCGCCGGGAGATCATCGCCGCCGAACTCGTCGGCAACCTCGACGACGACGGTTACCTGCGCGGTTTCGATACCACCGAGCTGGCCGAGGATCTCGACCTCGACCCCCCCGCCGACGCCGCCGAGATCGAGGAGGTCCTCACCGGCTGCGTCCAGGGCCTGGACCCCCTCGGCGTCGGCGCCCGCGACCTGCGCGAGTGCCTGTTCATCCAGTTGGCCCCCCTGGCCGAGAACGGCACCGAGCCCGAACTGGTCGAGCTGGCCCGCCGGATCATCGACGGCCACCTCAACGAGGTCGCCAAGCGCAAGTACAAGAAACTGGCCCGCACACTGAAAGTCGATGTCGAGCGCCTGCGCGAAGCCGTCCATCTGGTCGCCGGCCTGGACCCCAAACCGGCGCGCAACTACACCGGCACCGCCGCCACCTACGTCAAGCCCGATGTCTTCATCGAGAAAATCGGCGACGAGTACCGCATCTATCTGAACGAATGGGGCATCCCCCGGTTGCGGATCTCCAACTACTACCGCCGCCTGGTCGCCGCCGGCGCCGCCGACAAGCAGACCAAGGAGTTCATCCGCGACAAGATCAACTCCGCCGTCTGGTTCATCAAAAATATCGACGAGCGGCGCCGCACCATCCTCAGCGTCACCGAGTTCATCTTCGAGTACCAGCGCGACTTCCTCACCAAGGGCCTCGAAGGCCTGCGCCCCCTGACCCTGGACACCGTCGCCGAGGCCGTCGACCTCAATCCCAGCACCGTCAGCCGGGCCACCTCGGGCAAGTACGTCCAGACACCCCGGGGCCTGTTCGAGCTGCGCTTCTTCTTCTCCGGCGGCATCTCGACCACCGACGGCGGCGAGGGCGTCTCGACGACCTACATCAAGGAGCGCATCCGCCGGCTGATCGCCGAGGAGACGACACCCCTCTCCGACCAGGCCATCGCCGACACGCTCCACGACGATGAGGGGCTGGACATCGCCCGGCGCACCGTCGCCAAGTATCGCAAACAGATGAAGATCCCCTCGTCCTCACGCCGCAAACCCCTCTAGCCCGAACGCTGACTCCGCCGCGCCGTCCGCGACCTTCGAAACAAACGACACGGCACACCGGGAGCACAGGGAAACGGCGACGCCGGAACCGGCACGGTTTTTGCGGAGGCCCGCCGGGGCACTCCGTCCCGGCGGGCGCCGAGATGCAAAAACCGTGCCGGTTCCGGCCGGCGGGGATTCAACCGCCCGCCTGAGTGTTGTTTCGAAGGTCGCGCCGCGCCGTCCGCAACTGTAACGACGGTAAGCCGCAACACAGAGCAATACGCAATACTATTATCCCACCCCCCACCAAAAAGAAAAATTGCCGACTACATCCCACCCCCGTCATCCCCGTTGGCTGCGTCGGGAGCCGCCCCGGAGCGAACACCTGGGCGAGGTGCGCCGCACCCTGCGCGAGCAGCGCCTCAGCACGGTCTGTGAGAGCGCCCGCTGCCCCAACCGCGGCGAGTGCTACGGCTGCGGCACCGCCACCTTCATGATCCTGGGCGAGCGCTGCACACGCAACTGCCGCTTCTGCTCGGTGCCCCACGGCGATCCGCCCCCGGTCGATAAAGATGAACCCCGGCGTCTGGCCGTGGCCGTGCGTCGCTGGGGGCTGTCCTACGTGGTGGCGACCTCGGTGACCCGGGACGACCTGCCCGACGGCGGCGCGGCCCAGTTCGCCGCCGTGATCGACGCCGTGGGCGCCCTGCCGGGACAACCCCCCGTCGAGGTGCTGGTGCCCGACTTCGCCGGGAACCCGGCCGCCGTCGACGACGTTACCGAAGCCGGACCCGCAGTCTTCGCTCACAACATCGAAACCGTGCCCCGGCTCTACCCCCGGGTGCGCCCCGGCGCCGATTACGAGCGCTCCCTCGCGGTGCTGCGCCGCGCCGCCGCTAACGGGCTGACAACCAAGAGCGGTCTGATGCTCGGCCTGGGCGAGAAACGGCACGAATTGGAGCGGGTCTTCGCCGAGCTCACCACCGTCGGCGTTCGCAGCCTGACCCTGGGGCAGTACCTGCGTCCCACGACGGAGCAATTACCCGTGGAACGCTACCTGCCGCCGGACGAGTTCGCGGAGTTGGCGGACCTCGCCCGCAACGCCGGGATCGACAGCGTCCTCAGCGGCCCCCTGGTGCGCAGCTCCTATTGCGCTGCGCAAACATACCACGAACTGTCCGGGAGCTGATCATCACGAGCGGTCGTCGCGAGCGGTCGTCGCCCTCGAACTCATCAAGATGTAGATTATCTCGTCCCGCAACCTCCAGACACCTGTTACACCAGCCACCCCGTCGCACGACGGGCTCATCACGGGAGGGACAGATGAAGGTCCATATCGTCGGACGCCATTTCGATATCACCGATGCCGTCAAGAGCTACGTCGAGGATCGCCTGCAGAAGATCCGCCGCCACTTCGACCGGGTGATGGACGTCAACGTCACCTTGAACCAGGAGAAATACCGGCACATCGCCGACATCGACATCAACGTCAACGGCGTCAACATGCACTGCGAAGAGGAAACCGGCGATATGTACACTTCCATCGACCTGGCGGTGGACAAGATCGACCGCCAGGTACGACGCTACAAGGAAAAACTACAGCGACGCAAACAGCGCGCCCGCTCCACCGCCGCCGTGGCCGAAGAACAATTGCCCCAGGCGACATACGAGCTGCTGGAGCCCGACGCCGGCGAGGTCAGCGAGGAAGAGCGCAAGATCATCAGGAGTGAACGGCACCTGATCAAGCCGATGAGTCTCGACGAGGCCGTGATGCAGATGGACCTGAACAACGCCGACTTCTACGCTTTCACCAACGCCCGGACGAACAATATCAACGTCGTCTATCGTCGCACCGACGGCAATGTCGGCTGGATCGCCCCGGAGTAGGCGGCTTGCGCGGTGAGTGGAAGCCGGAAGGATTATTGGTCTATACTGCACCCGGCCGTCACAGTCCTTAATGGAGAAGCCGACGGATCTCGGCCGGACCGTGGAGCCGACCCCGACCGATACCCGGACACTCTTCGGCCTCGGCTTGCCAGCGCTCCCGACTGGTCAGGATCGAAGACCAGAAGGGATAGCTGCGACACTGCCGGGGCCGGACGGGATAGATCTCGCAACGCGCTCCACCGGGTTGGAGGAAAACGCAGTCTCCGTTGGATCGTTCACGCAGGGACCAGCGTTTCAGGCCGATGCGCCGACACCAACGCCGGCGGAACTCATCCTCCTCCAGGCCCAAAGTAACGGCGATCAACCGGCGCTCCACTTCACCGACGAACACCACCCCGGGCTGACCCCGGCAGCAACGGGCGCAGTCCGGCAAACAGGAAAAACGCAAACCCGCGGGTTCGAACCACGTCGGCGGAGTGGAATTCACTTTGATATCCAAAGTCGGAGGTTCACGACACTATGAATAAAGCAACCGTCGCCCCGCTGCTGATCCTCGCCGCGCTGACCGCCCTCGGTCCGGCCTGCTTCCGCGTCGACGAGAACTTCGAGCTGGTGATGTACGTCAGCGGGGGACTGTCCACCTTCAGCGGTCGCGAGTACCTGATCACGGTCGAGGGCGATAGCGCCCACTGGTCCATCGAAGAGGAAGCCCTGGACGGCGAGATAACCCGGCAGGATGGCGATAAACCCGTCGCCGAACTCCGTGAGCTCTACACCGAGATAAGAACGCTGGGGTTCGAGGAGCTGGAGAACGCCGGCGAGTTGATGGTCACCGACCAGCACACCTATACAGTCACGGCCACCGACGGTGTATACACCTACGGCTTCAAGGTCTACGGACCGAGTTTCCAGCCCGACGAACGCTACCTGAAGATTATCGACGCCATCACCGGCTTCTGTCAACCGAACGCGGAAGGGGAGGACGACGCCGCCCCGCCG harbors:
- the raiA gene encoding ribosome-associated translation inhibitor RaiA — translated: MKVHIVGRHFDITDAVKSYVEDRLQKIRRHFDRVMDVNVTLNQEKYRHIADIDINVNGVNMHCEEETGDMYTSIDLAVDKIDRQVRRYKEKLQRRKQRARSTAAVAEEQLPQATYELLEPDAGEVSEEERKIIRSERHLIKPMSLDEAVMQMDLNNADFYAFTNARTNNINVVYRRTDGNVGWIAPE
- the rpoN gene encoding RNA polymerase factor sigma-54; translation: MPMTLNQPKLTLDQSLKLQLKLSPKLQQAIKLLALPILQLKDRVDEELLSNPVLEAEQGGEAGIQTDSELEERDRGDEAWEAQRDYLPSDETPTDNNHSERDWEDYLRYDPRPYRPPRPLEVSEEDSYIDRVVARETSLNDHLLWQLRLNCDDERREIIAAELVGNLDDDGYLRGFDTTELAEDLDLDPPADAAEIEEVLTGCVQGLDPLGVGARDLRECLFIQLAPLAENGTEPELVELARRIIDGHLNEVAKRKYKKLARTLKVDVERLREAVHLVAGLDPKPARNYTGTAATYVKPDVFIEKIGDEYRIYLNEWGIPRLRISNYYRRLVAAGAADKQTKEFIRDKINSAVWFIKNIDERRRTILSVTEFIFEYQRDFLTKGLEGLRPLTLDTVAEAVDLNPSTVSRATSGKYVQTPRGLFELRFFFSGGISTTDGGEGVSTTYIKERIRRLIAEETTPLSDQAIADTLHDDEGLDIARRTVAKYRKQMKIPSSSRRKPL
- the lipA gene encoding lipoyl synthase, encoding MPTTSHPRHPRWLRREPPRSEHLGEVRRTLREQRLSTVCESARCPNRGECYGCGTATFMILGERCTRNCRFCSVPHGDPPPVDKDEPRRLAVAVRRWGLSYVVATSVTRDDLPDGGAAQFAAVIDAVGALPGQPPVEVLVPDFAGNPAAVDDVTEAGPAVFAHNIETVPRLYPRVRPGADYERSLAVLRRAAANGLTTKSGLMLGLGEKRHELERVFAELTTVGVRSLTLGQYLRPTTEQLPVERYLPPDEFAELADLARNAGIDSVLSGPLVRSSYCAAQTYHELSGS
- a CDS encoding YkgJ family cysteine cluster protein; translation: MNSTPPTWFEPAGLRFSCLPDCARCCRGQPGVVFVGEVERRLIAVTLGLEEDEFRRRWCRRIGLKRWSLRERSNGDCVFLQPGGARCEIYPVRPRQCRSYPFWSSILTSRERWQAEAEECPGIGRGRLHGPAEIRRLLH